One segment of Stomatobaculum sp. F0698 DNA contains the following:
- a CDS encoding InlB B-repeat-containing protein yields the protein MRERAWKYWKRALALLVAMILIFEALPLSALAAAGRDNYIPLVSSEDEEEDEDYTEDAELLDDRPLLAAGISPRAFRASGSNATISNALPLATPYVAFRQASGGYTPWTGAVEDGTITPGNNYLKLDPANAVFHTPSDFVIGKYNSRTFSVQFAFRPSEISDTVRNNLVMELWIPAGLDLSGTPSLTGVNFSSRRLADGSWILTAKPDPTTASVSGQITLVQDPSRLIKDLPLSQGELPIRMRLINNYGSTNPAAPPTLYTLDSGDHDKTTALVFNTSASNPTMTFSNPSDSYTFMPGEVAGVVNVNAGSPAGTPVGRRMISMTDRETSATEDALASLGMGGWITYGFGGTNPNFPRKALEFKVHKTEGYLGEKATIHMVLPEEGTLFEQGGTAAWTYVTDDGYQLEWNRISIFQDPPTPGNRDVVVDLRSLYSRMTSGNFQEAVPGSGLSYIDIFRKPGTFHVKYYPLVHYNRLYQGDWTNTDYTAATGSTIEYADNTSYGATKQDSGTPLHFHFVQGTDPVRIKTAVDYFDLTHGGDYLRYSLDAVPQYSATSPEYTDSEEVKSGFRFDDDSNTFQIQDDLSISYDFEEALSPVWLNQLGLAPEYGLGYRLYVKDAQTGQVEIRTLVPGDVYPNYTPQSISYDGQTVTETVIDGTGMTDYTFADANLPGNKKYIARVEVFKKEYEYNQRGSYAYFNANFPFAGLNKNWFTFKLRAYHHRLSDGTDIPDNYEAKVVRKVASKQILAENGGQPFTKEFKVKTRHLDDNIWVQSVNGGTMEVNRHPEINMFGAFRIVKNPNTMDYNVDTNGAAVAFGQPNYNPVVVELAGDAITLTEYLEKSDLRLLGVWDDAGTYHDLQQVGINPELPAYLKDGISKYSDTAESVFSTSNDYGTFSGKVYDLNAICQALGTPYATRVVLAADQVNSFRSNNVNGYRQYNFFTQKVYPGHLNYDAAVGSGGAADLPKALPFTSMLYCLYSDYKSEQVDHNPAQDSTIHGISNSHGAAKKSNGKSATLVVGSSAKGISILDQDYYVNPWSQSDKVHLGEQFINPTLTTYLDRSRYIINAIGQGTGSAGPIPGLRELELTQIQVDNTGISAPQISYQNASLDFAGSSSKLLSLVNAISFEIHAPKTYQDFVLDATLSDGSVKHIEDTAFYSNIFNSGRKGRIHYVIPGIDVKNGPYITALKVSFPNERNWGSNYAKMEDYSNTGGNGALPSVGLSLVEQDIPKYYPGTTIAVGSLSEKDSNPKYDKLTVKAKLHYENIYGDDLTTDLSHFATEGASNRIASQRVEVPYLLNQLGYGSTNTYQGRELTVSGRLPFAPNANTRNLVTAKGLKARPTYYFKIDKSFTYVDNSAEVQAYSTNPSGSGAGWNVVHGIGANFIPAGTGAGQSGHTDYGVLVVTTDQSPESELGLPNQNFASGMYGWNYNVRFKLQADYSADPVVLKPVPGVWLDTKFDANRDGNGGNAQGVDVETTNDNNQLVQDAPRGAQFGNATAAKAGASANEAEMLYAPNNTTHKINQVTALGLLALAQANKPFQESSTRVQSRDLNNNPNIFNAKVFLTSDDTNPTNDWEIYIPVPKAGEQYSYQSGGVTQTTPVAQFSMDYYGIDTSTLAGLNYTVSYTTDSNPAANGYTSAKAASWSTTKPADADITMVKLNVSNMPAGRKASITLQYRLHERKNKVMNQLDAIVAYGNFRMGTNPTPFYGVDGQASNKLEFLLTDLTLDGYAFQDANFNSLYDAGTEARLATVRMKLLEADGVTDVLRSDNNQTLVTATNGSGYYKLNVPHEGNWVVQADSSLLTPLRKLVKKDQGTDQSINSRFDRNTNLAAVTVTADVPAGRYNLPNVNAGFYNVPQLDLADQVLHVGDSATTVTPSLLSPVDPTNPVVNYGIATGAPTDLVSATGSGAVSGTLAPQKTGITTVRLTTDDGYGELITKDVKVTVWADVKYDSNGADSGSISANGEQLYPSTTAAGADAHTDETTAKSSAGTAGVDTQLTRAGYYFDGWNTKPDGTGTAYAAGAAIKTGKIDADVTLYAVWRPVIPATDSFNIEKLLKGDYGLLPDGQSAPLLTENFKFTLTGTSFTAANVTAEPMPTGSAKESSRDETPGQNPVVKYTLSSADLSLITPGSPVLTENATAGATFPSGTFNFTMPGTYVYTLKEEAGSAQYYGYNARVYTITYVVTQSGSGLGNALSAARTISYTDATGSSVNVQTASFENTYQLPRYTVSFDPDQGSFTPPAQTHRYGDRVTEPPVQNNAAGVATSPAGERHGYHFKHWKAADGTQFQFVNSSVRANFTLTAVWEINTYPVKVLDAATADAPHANEVIFDNGGAPMAHGTVLNAPTAPENKTGYHFDHWENDADHSTFTFGNPVTGPLTVRAVYAPNAYTVKYDKNAASASGSTADSTHVYDQTRALTTNGYTNPGYYFAGWSRTAGGTTVDLNDGDNVLNLTTQNNGTVTLYAIWQPVTPVSDSFDVSKFLFGDFGSLQGGETAPLVPDTFRFVLQSVTTPTGTTAVLPVVPGGGAASGITVTPGAGTMGYALPSAQLQVPAAGSAAATAGAAAVANFPAGLFTFSYPGTYVYTLKETAGSAQYYSYDPAVYTITFTVTQSAGALGAGTGNSLTVTRSITKQSGGASTAATELQFENRYTLPRLTVQYDAEGGSHTPANESVRYGDYASVPPVVNNAAGTPTSPAGEKTGYHFLYWTDAAGTQFPFGSTPIHANTTLHAKWEINRYTVTVQDAPDADTGHQNAQLAQHNNVPHGSTSLTAPTLPDNKTGYHFDHWEDQNNTAYTFGSPVTGDTTVHAVYAPNTYTVVFEPNAGGATVNGSMPNLSMTYDTAQNLTPNQFDRPGYQFMGWGTSPTATTPAYYDGVSVNNLTATNGGTVRLYALWTAVTPFDHDPALTKILGGEANRTLATGETTPLAAETFNFEFKAVSTTVPGMSTLPMPTAAHGAQTFTVNRVGAGALPIGSLRFLFAGDYVYELRELQGSATTPGTPAAAQGSYTYDSAVYRITYHITQAGTVMNGSVTIEKQTAGGAFSAPVAYTTATEPKFTNDYLLPRYTVSFNANGGSVTPAPQVIVYGDPVVAPPTVGGSPAGSRPGFDFGGWQNPDGSPANFTTPVTGDLMLSASWNMRHYTVTVLDAPDADPGHQNAIITQDTNAVHGSTPTEPARPDNKTNYVFDHWAKPDGSSYNFDEPLTGDLTVHAVYRQKRYTVRYDSGTSHSVGSMTDSHFGGGDTNPLPPNQYARPGYTFGGWSRTSGGTTPDYADGQPVTNLTTSDGVTVTLYAVWNPASPAVLHDPPVKKVITGAVPHNAGNFTFLLRAVSTTAPEAAGVLPMPLAAGGSQEMQLVIAGAGEGEFGDITFRLPGTYVYEISELPIGRRGFSFDPDPVTVTYVVTQSGSVLNATRTMEKRGQVVTEAVFTNEFEKPNYIVSFDGNGAWRPFESQTVREGLTASEPIRKPVRSYGKFIGWYLDGQPYDFSQPVYDDITLFAMYDDSDSDNTSGGSGGGGGGSRGGSGRGSSSHGNGRGSNIAPTPSTNIATTPTQSGDSDATDKPQNTDPNKRSADSKKSEKLDSGSGSRRKKQTSGDKKRKRRLPKTGEVGFTGKYKAWE from the coding sequence ATGAGGGAGAGAGCTTGGAAGTATTGGAAGCGGGCACTCGCACTTTTGGTCGCAATGATACTCATCTTTGAGGCATTGCCGCTTTCTGCTTTGGCTGCTGCGGGGCGGGATAATTACATCCCGCTTGTCAGTAGCGAGGATGAGGAGGAAGACGAGGACTATACCGAGGATGCAGAACTGCTTGATGACAGACCTCTGCTTGCCGCGGGCATATCTCCGCGTGCATTTCGCGCCTCGGGCTCCAATGCGACAATCAGCAATGCATTGCCGCTCGCCACGCCCTATGTCGCCTTCCGACAGGCGTCCGGCGGTTATACGCCCTGGACGGGCGCGGTCGAAGACGGGACAATCACGCCCGGAAATAACTATTTGAAACTCGATCCCGCAAACGCGGTGTTTCATACGCCTTCCGACTTTGTCATCGGAAAGTATAATTCCAGAACCTTCAGCGTGCAGTTTGCCTTCCGTCCGAGTGAGATTTCGGATACGGTTCGAAATAACCTGGTTATGGAACTCTGGATTCCGGCCGGTCTCGATCTGAGCGGTACGCCGAGCCTTACCGGTGTCAATTTCTCTTCGCGTCGCCTTGCGGACGGTAGTTGGATACTTACCGCAAAGCCTGATCCGACGACTGCCAGCGTGAGCGGACAGATCACCCTCGTGCAGGATCCGAGTCGCCTGATTAAGGATCTTCCGCTGAGTCAAGGCGAACTGCCGATTCGTATGCGCCTCATTAATAACTACGGATCGACCAATCCCGCCGCACCGCCGACCCTTTATACACTGGATAGCGGGGATCACGACAAGACGACCGCACTTGTATTCAATACCTCTGCGTCAAATCCGACGATGACCTTTAGCAATCCCTCTGACAGCTATACATTTATGCCGGGGGAAGTAGCGGGTGTGGTTAATGTGAATGCGGGAAGTCCCGCAGGCACTCCGGTGGGACGCCGTATGATTTCCATGACGGACCGTGAAACTTCGGCGACGGAAGATGCCTTGGCTTCGCTCGGCATGGGGGGCTGGATTACCTATGGTTTCGGCGGTACGAATCCGAACTTTCCGCGCAAGGCACTTGAATTTAAGGTGCATAAGACAGAAGGCTATCTTGGAGAAAAAGCGACCATCCACATGGTTCTGCCGGAAGAGGGGACGCTCTTTGAACAGGGCGGAACCGCTGCCTGGACCTATGTGACGGATGACGGATACCAACTTGAATGGAATAGAATCAGTATCTTTCAGGATCCGCCGACACCGGGAAATCGGGATGTTGTGGTTGATTTGCGTTCCCTCTATTCCCGTATGACGAGCGGAAATTTTCAGGAGGCTGTCCCGGGTTCGGGCTTAAGCTATATTGATATTTTCCGGAAACCGGGTACGTTCCATGTCAAGTATTATCCGCTGGTGCACTACAATCGTCTTTATCAGGGAGACTGGACGAACACGGATTACACGGCAGCGACCGGATCGACGATTGAATATGCGGATAATACATCCTACGGTGCCACCAAGCAGGACAGCGGAACACCGCTGCACTTTCACTTTGTACAGGGAACAGATCCTGTACGCATTAAGACGGCAGTCGACTATTTTGACCTGACCCATGGCGGGGATTATTTGAGATATAGCTTGGATGCCGTGCCCCAATACAGTGCGACTTCACCGGAGTATACCGATTCGGAAGAGGTCAAATCCGGTTTCCGCTTTGATGATGACAGCAACACCTTTCAGATTCAGGATGATCTCTCTATTAGCTATGATTTCGAGGAGGCACTCTCACCGGTCTGGTTAAACCAGCTCGGACTGGCACCGGAATACGGGCTCGGCTATCGACTCTATGTAAAGGATGCACAGACCGGACAGGTAGAAATTCGAACCCTGGTTCCGGGTGATGTCTATCCGAACTATACACCGCAGTCTATCAGTTACGACGGACAGACGGTAACGGAGACGGTTATTGATGGTACCGGTATGACAGACTATACCTTTGCCGATGCGAATCTGCCGGGAAACAAGAAGTACATTGCCCGCGTTGAGGTGTTCAAAAAAGAGTACGAATATAACCAGCGCGGCAGTTACGCGTACTTCAACGCGAATTTCCCGTTCGCAGGATTGAACAAGAATTGGTTCACATTCAAGCTGCGCGCCTATCATCACCGTCTCTCGGACGGAACGGATATTCCGGACAACTATGAGGCAAAGGTAGTGCGTAAAGTTGCATCGAAGCAGATTCTCGCCGAGAACGGAGGTCAGCCTTTTACAAAGGAGTTCAAGGTGAAAACTCGGCATCTCGATGATAATATTTGGGTGCAGAGTGTTAACGGCGGAACAATGGAAGTGAATCGTCATCCGGAGATCAATATGTTCGGCGCTTTCCGCATCGTTAAAAATCCGAATACCATGGACTACAATGTAGACACAAACGGAGCTGCGGTTGCCTTTGGCCAGCCGAACTATAATCCGGTTGTCGTTGAACTTGCGGGTGATGCCATTACGCTGACGGAATATCTCGAGAAGTCAGACCTCCGCCTGCTCGGCGTTTGGGACGATGCCGGTACTTATCATGATTTGCAGCAGGTCGGCATAAATCCGGAACTTCCCGCCTACCTGAAAGACGGAATCTCGAAGTATTCGGATACGGCGGAGAGCGTCTTTTCCACTTCAAATGACTACGGTACCTTTAGCGGCAAAGTTTATGATTTAAATGCAATTTGTCAGGCGCTCGGTACGCCTTATGCGACGAGGGTGGTTCTCGCTGCGGATCAGGTCAACTCCTTTCGAAGCAATAATGTCAACGGATACAGGCAGTACAACTTTTTCACACAAAAAGTGTATCCGGGACATTTGAACTACGATGCTGCGGTAGGATCCGGCGGTGCTGCGGATTTACCGAAAGCGCTGCCGTTTACGAGTATGTTGTATTGCCTCTACAGCGATTATAAGAGTGAGCAGGTGGATCATAATCCGGCCCAGGATAGCACGATTCACGGCATCAGCAACTCGCACGGTGCCGCAAAGAAATCGAACGGAAAATCGGCGACTTTAGTGGTTGGCAGCAGTGCCAAGGGAATTTCGATACTGGATCAAGACTACTATGTGAATCCCTGGTCTCAGAGTGACAAAGTTCACCTTGGCGAGCAGTTCATTAATCCGACACTGACCACCTACCTGGACCGCAGCCGCTATATCATCAATGCCATCGGTCAAGGAACGGGAAGTGCCGGCCCCATTCCGGGTTTACGGGAACTGGAGCTCACACAGATTCAGGTGGATAATACGGGAATCAGCGCCCCGCAAATTTCCTATCAGAATGCAAGCCTCGATTTTGCAGGCAGTAGCTCAAAGCTGCTTTCGCTGGTGAATGCAATCAGCTTTGAGATTCATGCGCCCAAAACTTACCAGGACTTCGTGTTAGATGCAACGCTCTCGGACGGAAGCGTGAAGCACATCGAAGATACCGCATTTTACTCAAACATCTTTAACTCCGGTCGAAAAGGTCGCATTCACTATGTCATTCCGGGCATCGACGTGAAAAACGGGCCTTACATTACAGCTCTCAAAGTCAGTTTTCCAAATGAGCGGAACTGGGGCAGTAATTATGCAAAAATGGAGGATTACAGCAACACCGGAGGAAACGGTGCGCTGCCCAGTGTTGGTCTTTCCCTGGTTGAGCAGGATATACCGAAGTATTATCCGGGCACTACAATTGCAGTCGGCTCACTGAGTGAGAAAGACAGTAATCCGAAGTACGACAAACTGACGGTCAAGGCGAAGCTTCACTATGAGAACATTTACGGCGATGATTTGACCACAGATCTCAGTCACTTTGCAACCGAAGGAGCGAGCAATCGCATTGCTTCACAGCGGGTGGAAGTGCCGTATCTGTTAAACCAACTCGGCTACGGAAGCACAAATACCTATCAGGGACGCGAGCTCACGGTAAGCGGACGCCTGCCCTTTGCGCCGAATGCGAACACGAGAAATCTGGTCACAGCAAAAGGGCTCAAAGCTCGCCCGACCTATTATTTTAAAATCGATAAGAGCTTTACCTATGTTGACAACAGTGCGGAGGTACAGGCTTACAGCACCAATCCTTCCGGCAGCGGAGCCGGCTGGAACGTGGTTCACGGTATCGGGGCCAACTTTATCCCGGCGGGCACCGGGGCAGGTCAGTCCGGCCATACGGATTACGGTGTACTCGTCGTTACGACCGATCAGTCGCCGGAGAGTGAACTCGGACTTCCGAATCAAAATTTTGCGTCCGGTATGTACGGTTGGAACTACAATGTCAGATTTAAGCTCCAGGCGGACTACTCTGCAGACCCGGTGGTTCTGAAACCGGTGCCGGGTGTCTGGCTCGACACCAAGTTTGATGCCAACCGTGACGGCAACGGCGGCAACGCACAGGGGGTGGATGTCGAGACCACAAACGACAACAATCAGTTGGTGCAGGATGCGCCACGCGGTGCGCAGTTCGGAAATGCGACCGCTGCAAAGGCAGGCGCGAGCGCAAACGAGGCAGAGATGCTCTATGCGCCGAACAATACAACGCACAAGATTAATCAAGTGACCGCGCTTGGTCTGCTTGCCCTCGCGCAGGCAAACAAGCCCTTCCAGGAGAGTTCGACCCGTGTTCAGAGCAGAGACCTGAACAACAATCCGAACATTTTTAACGCAAAGGTCTTTCTGACCAGCGATGACACAAATCCGACCAACGACTGGGAAATCTATATCCCGGTGCCGAAGGCGGGCGAGCAGTACAGCTATCAGAGCGGCGGCGTTACGCAGACCACCCCGGTTGCGCAGTTCTCGATGGACTACTATGGCATCGACACCTCGACGCTCGCAGGGCTGAATTATACAGTCTCTTATACGACGGACTCGAACCCTGCTGCGAACGGATACACGAGTGCCAAGGCTGCTTCTTGGAGTACGACCAAGCCCGCAGACGCTGACATTACCATGGTCAAGTTGAACGTGAGCAACATGCCGGCGGGCAGAAAGGCCTCCATCACTTTGCAATATCGGTTGCATGAGCGAAAGAACAAGGTGATGAATCAGCTCGATGCAATCGTCGCATACGGAAACTTCCGTATGGGCACCAATCCCACGCCTTTCTACGGTGTGGACGGACAGGCGAGCAATAAGCTCGAATTTCTGCTCACAGACCTGACACTGGACGGATATGCCTTCCAGGACGCAAACTTCAATTCTTTGTATGACGCGGGGACAGAGGCGCGACTTGCCACCGTCCGGATGAAACTGCTCGAAGCGGACGGTGTGACCGATGTGCTTCGAAGCGATAATAACCAGACACTGGTAACAGCGACCAACGGGAGCGGTTACTATAAGCTCAATGTGCCGCACGAGGGCAACTGGGTTGTACAGGCGGACAGCTCGCTATTGACACCGCTCCGGAAACTCGTCAAGAAAGACCAGGGAACCGATCAGAGTATCAATTCCCGCTTTGACCGGAATACCAATCTCGCTGCGGTGACCGTCACGGCAGATGTCCCGGCAGGCAGATATAACCTCCCCAACGTGAACGCGGGTTTCTATAACGTGCCGCAGCTTGACCTTGCGGACCAGGTGCTGCATGTCGGGGACAGCGCGACGACCGTGACGCCGAGTCTTCTGAGTCCGGTGGATCCGACGAATCCTGTCGTCAACTACGGAATCGCGACCGGTGCGCCGACAGACCTCGTGTCAGCAACCGGCAGCGGCGCGGTGAGCGGCACATTGGCGCCGCAGAAGACAGGTATCACAACTGTGCGACTCACAACGGACGACGGTTACGGAGAACTGATTACCAAGGATGTAAAAGTCACGGTATGGGCCGATGTGAAGTACGACAGCAACGGCGCGGACAGCGGCAGCATTTCCGCAAACGGCGAGCAGCTTTACCCGTCTACGACGGCTGCCGGTGCGGATGCACACACGGATGAGACGACGGCGAAGAGTTCCGCGGGAACGGCGGGCGTGGATACCCAGCTCACGCGCGCGGGCTACTACTTCGACGGCTGGAACACGAAGCCGGACGGCACGGGCACCGCGTATGCGGCAGGCGCTGCGATTAAGACCGGCAAGATTGACGCTGACGTAACGCTTTACGCAGTCTGGAGACCGGTGATCCCGGCGACGGACAGCTTTAACATCGAGAAACTCTTAAAGGGTGACTACGGCCTCCTTCCGGACGGCCAGAGTGCCCCGCTTCTTACGGAGAACTTTAAGTTTACCTTGACCGGCACTTCCTTTACGGCCGCAAATGTCACGGCAGAACCCATGCCGACCGGCTCCGCGAAGGAGAGTTCCCGCGACGAGACCCCTGGTCAGAACCCGGTGGTGAAGTATACGCTCTCAAGCGCAGACCTCTCGCTGATTACCCCGGGTTCCCCGGTCTTGACCGAGAATGCGACGGCAGGCGCTACCTTCCCGAGCGGAACCTTCAACTTCACGATGCCCGGTACCTATGTCTATACCCTCAAGGAAGAGGCGGGCAGCGCACAGTACTACGGTTACAATGCTCGCGTCTACACGATTACCTATGTGGTGACACAGAGTGGCAGCGGTCTCGGCAATGCGCTGAGCGCTGCGAGAACCATTTCTTACACTGATGCGACCGGTTCAAGTGTGAATGTCCAGACGGCAAGCTTTGAAAATACCTATCAGCTGCCGCGCTACACGGTTAGCTTCGATCCGGATCAGGGCAGCTTTACGCCCCCGGCACAGACGCATCGCTACGGCGACCGCGTGACAGAGCCGCCGGTACAGAACAATGCGGCAGGCGTCGCGACCTCCCCGGCGGGAGAGCGCCACGGCTATCACTTTAAGCACTGGAAGGCAGCGGACGGAACCCAGTTCCAGTTCGTGAACAGCTCGGTGCGCGCGAACTTCACCCTGACAGCGGTCTGGGAGATCAATACCTACCCGGTCAAGGTGCTGGATGCCGCAACGGCAGATGCACCGCATGCGAATGAGGTCATCTTCGACAACGGCGGTGCGCCCATGGCTCACGGCACGGTGCTGAATGCGCCGACCGCACCGGAGAATAAGACGGGCTACCACTTTGACCACTGGGAGAACGACGCGGATCACAGTACCTTCACCTTCGGAAACCCGGTCACGGGACCGCTGACCGTCCGTGCGGTCTATGCGCCGAATGCATACACGGTGAAGTACGATAAAAATGCGGCAAGCGCAAGCGGATCGACGGCGGATTCCACCCATGTCTATGACCAAACGCGCGCACTGACAACAAACGGATATACGAACCCCGGCTACTACTTTGCGGGCTGGAGCCGCACGGCGGGCGGCACGACGGTTGACCTAAATGACGGTGACAACGTGCTGAATCTCACAACGCAGAACAACGGAACGGTGACGCTCTATGCGATCTGGCAGCCGGTCACCCCGGTCAGCGACAGCTTCGACGTGAGTAAGTTCCTCTTCGGAGACTTCGGTTCTCTGCAGGGCGGCGAGACCGCACCGCTGGTGCCGGATACCTTCCGCTTTGTCTTACAGTCCGTCACGACCCCGACAGGTACAACGGCAGTGCTTCCGGTCGTGCCGGGCGGCGGAGCCGCTTCGGGTATCACGGTGACCCCGGGTGCGGGAACCATGGGCTATGCGCTTCCGAGCGCGCAGCTGCAGGTTCCGGCAGCGGGCAGCGCAGCGGCGACCGCAGGAGCGGCCGCGGTTGCAAACTTCCCGGCGGGTCTCTTTACCTTCAGCTACCCGGGCACCTATGTCTATACCCTCAAGGAGACCGCAGGCTCCGCGCAGTACTACAGCTACGATCCCGCTGTCTACACGATTACCTTTACGGTGACCCAGAGCGCGGGAGCGCTCGGCGCAGGAACGGGAAATTCCCTCACGGTGACGAGAAGTATCACGAAGCAGAGCGGCGGTGCGAGCACAGCGGCGACCGAACTGCAGTTTGAGAACCGCTACACCTTGCCGCGTCTTACGGTGCAGTATGACGCAGAGGGCGGCAGCCATACCCCGGCAAACGAGAGCGTGCGCTACGGCGACTATGCAAGCGTGCCGCCGGTCGTGAACAATGCAGCGGGCACCCCGACCTCCCCGGCGGGAGAGAAGACGGGCTACCACTTCCTCTACTGGACGGATGCGGCGGGAACGCAGTTCCCGTTTGGCTCGACGCCGATTCATGCGAACACAACTTTGCATGCGAAGTGGGAGATTAACCGCTACACCGTGACGGTGCAGGATGCGCCGGATGCGGACACCGGTCATCAGAATGCGCAACTTGCACAGCACAACAATGTGCCGCACGGGTCGACTTCGCTCACGGCGCCGACCTTACCGGACAACAAGACCGGCTACCACTTCGATCACTGGGAGGATCAGAACAACACGGCTTATACCTTCGGTTCTCCGGTAACCGGCGACACAACGGTACATGCGGTTTATGCACCGAATACGTATACGGTAGTATTTGAGCCGAACGCAGGCGGTGCTACGGTGAACGGAAGCATGCCGAACCTCAGCATGACTTACGACACGGCACAGAACCTCACACCGAATCAGTTTGACCGCCCGGGCTATCAGTTCATGGGCTGGGGCACAAGTCCGACAGCGACTACACCGGCTTATTATGACGGCGTCTCGGTCAACAACCTGACTGCAACCAACGGCGGAACCGTGCGCCTCTATGCGCTCTGGACAGCCGTGACGCCGTTTGACCATGATCCGGCGCTCACAAAGATACTGGGCGGCGAGGCAAACCGGACGCTTGCGACCGGTGAAACGACCCCGCTCGCAGCGGAGACCTTTAACTTTGAGTTCAAGGCAGTCAGCACGACGGTTCCCGGCATGAGCACCCTGCCCATGCCGACAGCGGCACACGGCGCGCAGACCTTCACGGTAAACCGAGTGGGTGCGGGTGCCCTCCCGATCGGTTCTTTGCGTTTCCTCTTTGCGGGTGACTATGTCTACGAGCTCAGAGAGCTCCAAGGATCTGCTACCACGCCGGGTACCCCGGCTGCGGCGCAGGGAAGCTACACGTACGATAGCGCCGTGTATCGCATTACCTACCACATCACGCAGGCCGGAACGGTGATGAACGGCAGTGTGACAATTGAGAAGCAGACAGCAGGAGGTGCCTTTTCGGCACCGGTTGCCTACACAACGGCGACAGAGCCGAAGTTTACGAACGATTACCTCCTGCCGCGCTATACCGTGAGCTTTAACGCAAACGGCGGCAGCGTTACCCCGGCACCGCAGGTCATTGTCTACGGCGACCCGGTCGTTGCGCCTCCCACAGTAGGCGGCTCTCCGGCGGGATCCCGCCCGGGCTTTGACTTTGGCGGCTGGCAGAACCCGGACGGAAGCCCGGCAAACTTTACGACGCCGGTGACCGGTGACCTCATGCTCAGCGCAAGCTGGAACATGCGCCACTACACCGTGACGGTGCTGGATGCACCGGATGCGGATCCGGGGCATCAGAACGCGATTATCACGCAGGATACAAATGCGGTTCACGGCAGCACGCCGACCGAACCCGCGCGCCCGGACAACAAGACGAATTATGTCTTTGATCACTGGGCAAAGCCGGACGGCTCGAGCTATAACTTTGACGAGCCGCTGACAGGAGATCTCACGGTGCACGCGGTCTACCGCCAAAAGCGCTATACGGTGCGCTATGATTCCGGCACGTCGCATTCCGTCGGCAGCATGACGGATTCGCACTTCGGCGGCGGAGATACGAACCCGCTTCCGCCGAATCAGTACGCGAGACCGGGCTATACCTTCGGCGGCTGGAGCCGCACGTCGGGCGGAACGACGCCTGACTATGCGGATGGGCAGCCGGTCACGAATCTCACGACTTCGGACGGCGTGACCGTGACCCTCTATGCGGTCTGGAACCCTGCGAGCCCCGCAGTTCTTCACGACCCGCCGGTCAAGAAAGTGATTACCGGTGCGGTGCCGCACAATGCCGGTAACTTCACCTTCTTGCTCCGTGCAGTCAGTACGACCGCACCGGAGGCAGCAGGGGTACTCCCGATGCCGCTTGCGGCGGGCGGAAGTCAAGAAATGCAGCTTGTCATTGCGGGTGCGGGAGAGGGCGAATTCGGAGACATCACCTTCCGTTTGCCGGGCACCTACGTTTACGAAATCTCCGAGCTGCCGATCGGCAGACGCGGTTTCAGCTTCGATCCGGATCCGGTGACCGTGACCTATGTGGTCACGCAGAGCGG